One stretch of Streptomyces sp. A2-16 DNA includes these proteins:
- a CDS encoding cellulose synthase catalytic subunit translates to MTSTPTGARQNFDPSDTTQLRLPSHRTGTLRRIKKTLPKYDYEHYSRLAGPLTQPDPGKPYKVQYRSLISQEPHRIRVALMLAAAPLLSLVLLAWLLQPEHWTERDYPAFSWLPALDIVMLVSIGLIEFFRCMNVLSNAHATLVARDPVPVVPETGTRVAFLTSFVPGKEPLEMVTKTLEAAVRIRHRGLMHVWLLDEGDDPAVKEVCARLGVHHFSRKGVEKWNQPKGPHRAKTKHGNYNAWLDAHGDQYDFFASVDTDHVPLPNYLERMLGFFRDPDIGFVIGPQVYGNYDNFVTKAAESQQFLFHALIQRAGNKYGAPMFVGTSNAVRISALKQIGGLYDSITEDMATGFEIHRHKNPATGRKWRSVYTPDVLAVGEGPSAWTDFFTQQMRWSRGTYETILKQYWKGWYSLPPSKLFNYTMMIIFYPMSALNWILAALSCALFLGLGASGVNIDPTVWLMLYGNASALQIGLYIWNRRHNVSPHEPEGSGGVAGMVMSALSAPLYAKALVDSLLRRKSKFVVTPKGDSASPDRWFATFRYHWYFILIFGGSIGAGIALGHSHPAMIIWATFAMLITATPIFTWRHMLRQAKKRPAATAEEPQGPVVPAQVPAQVAAQYQPQPLPTQHAPAHKPTWAAASAPGSAGGGDGGNDQTMQIALGGLGGRKE, encoded by the coding sequence ATGACGTCGACGCCGACGGGCGCCCGGCAGAACTTCGACCCGTCCGACACCACACAGCTCAGGCTGCCTTCGCATCGGACCGGCACACTGCGCCGGATAAAGAAAACCCTTCCGAAGTACGACTACGAGCACTACAGCAGACTCGCCGGTCCCCTCACGCAGCCCGACCCGGGCAAGCCCTACAAGGTGCAGTACCGCTCGCTGATCTCGCAGGAGCCGCACCGCATCCGGGTCGCCCTGATGCTCGCCGCGGCCCCGCTGCTCTCGCTGGTCCTGCTGGCCTGGCTGCTCCAGCCGGAGCACTGGACCGAGCGCGACTACCCGGCCTTCTCGTGGCTGCCGGCCCTGGACATCGTCATGCTCGTCTCGATCGGCCTGATCGAGTTCTTCCGCTGCATGAACGTGCTGTCCAACGCGCACGCCACCCTGGTCGCCCGGGACCCGGTCCCGGTGGTCCCCGAGACCGGCACCAGAGTCGCCTTCCTCACCTCCTTCGTGCCCGGCAAGGAGCCGCTGGAGATGGTGACCAAGACCCTGGAAGCCGCGGTCAGGATCCGGCACCGCGGCCTCATGCACGTCTGGCTCCTGGACGAGGGCGACGACCCGGCGGTCAAGGAGGTGTGCGCCCGGCTCGGCGTGCACCACTTCTCCCGCAAGGGCGTCGAGAAGTGGAACCAGCCCAAGGGCCCGCACCGCGCCAAGACCAAGCACGGCAACTACAACGCCTGGCTGGACGCGCACGGCGACCAGTACGACTTCTTCGCCTCGGTGGACACCGACCACGTGCCGCTGCCCAACTACCTGGAGCGGATGCTCGGCTTCTTCCGCGACCCGGACATCGGCTTCGTGATCGGCCCGCAGGTCTACGGCAACTACGACAACTTCGTCACCAAGGCCGCCGAGTCCCAGCAGTTCCTCTTCCACGCGCTGATCCAGCGCGCCGGCAACAAGTACGGCGCCCCGATGTTCGTGGGCACCTCCAACGCCGTACGGATCAGCGCGCTGAAGCAGATCGGCGGCCTGTACGACTCGATCACCGAGGACATGGCGACCGGGTTCGAGATCCACCGCCACAAGAATCCGGCCACCGGCAGGAAGTGGCGCTCGGTCTACACCCCGGACGTGCTCGCGGTCGGTGAGGGACCGAGCGCCTGGACGGACTTCTTCACCCAGCAGATGCGCTGGTCGCGAGGGACGTACGAGACGATCCTCAAGCAGTACTGGAAGGGCTGGTACTCGCTGCCGCCGAGCAAGCTCTTCAACTACACGATGATGATCATCTTCTACCCGATGTCCGCCCTCAACTGGATCCTCGCGGCCCTGAGTTGCGCGCTGTTCCTGGGCCTGGGCGCCTCGGGTGTGAACATCGACCCCACCGTGTGGCTGATGCTCTACGGCAACGCCTCCGCGCTCCAGATCGGCCTGTACATCTGGAACCGCCGGCACAACGTCTCCCCGCACGAGCCCGAGGGCTCCGGCGGTGTCGCGGGCATGGTGATGTCGGCCCTGTCCGCCCCGCTCTACGCGAAGGCGCTCGTCGACTCGCTGCTGCGGCGCAAGAGCAAGTTCGTGGTCACGCCCAAGGGCGACTCGGCCAGCCCCGACCGGTGGTTCGCGACCTTCCGCTACCACTGGTACTTCATCCTGATCTTCGGTGGCTCGATCGGCGCGGGCATCGCCCTCGGGCACTCGCACCCCGCGATGATCATCTGGGCGACCTTCGCCATGCTGATCACCGCGACACCGATCTTCACCTGGCGGCACATGCTGCGGCAGGCGAAGAAGCGGCCGGCCGCGACCGCCGAGGAGCCCCAGGGGCCCGTGGTGCCGGCGCAGGTTCCGGCTCAGGTCGCGGCGCAGTACCAGCCGCAGCCGCTGCCGACCCAGCACGCGCCGGCCCACAAGCCGACCTGGGCTGCCGCGTCGGCCCCGGGCAGCGCGGGCGGGGGCGACGGGGGCAACGACCAGACCATGCAGATCGCCCTTGGTGGACTTGGGGGACGTAAGGAATGA
- a CDS encoding glycoside hydrolase family 6 protein has protein sequence MYVSRGARRAARARFGAAVLGAALLLAACSSSGDGNEEGEGDKASAGITQQPKEADPFWVNPDGNAAKQVAAYAKSGKDDEAEQIRKIAQQPTGEWIGPESPEPEARGFTEAADKAGRTALLVLYNIPHRDCGQYSQGGAADGNAYRTWIDGVAAGIGDRSATVILEPDAVLHLVDGCTKDEFHEERYDLLTGAIDKLKSLKNTKVYLDAGNAGWGHPDQIFEPLKWAGIAKADGFSVNVSNFYSTEDSIAYGKQLSAKVGNKHFVIDTSRNGNGPYKGGDENERWCNPPGRALGETPTIKTADPLVDAYLWVKRPGESDGECKGGPKAGEWWPTYALKLAQASTP, from the coding sequence ATGTACGTCAGCAGGGGGGCCAGGAGGGCGGCCCGCGCGCGGTTCGGTGCGGCGGTGCTGGGGGCGGCACTGCTGCTCGCCGCGTGTTCGTCCTCGGGAGACGGGAACGAAGAGGGGGAGGGCGACAAGGCGAGTGCCGGGATCACCCAGCAGCCCAAGGAGGCCGACCCGTTCTGGGTCAACCCGGACGGCAACGCGGCCAAGCAGGTCGCGGCCTACGCGAAGAGCGGCAAGGACGACGAGGCCGAACAGATCCGCAAGATCGCCCAGCAGCCGACCGGCGAGTGGATCGGCCCGGAGAGCCCCGAGCCGGAGGCACGCGGCTTCACCGAGGCCGCGGACAAGGCCGGCCGTACGGCCCTGCTGGTCCTCTACAACATCCCGCACCGCGACTGCGGCCAGTACTCCCAGGGCGGCGCCGCCGACGGCAACGCCTACCGGACCTGGATCGACGGGGTGGCGGCGGGCATCGGCGACCGCTCGGCGACGGTGATCCTCGAACCGGACGCGGTTCTGCACCTGGTCGACGGCTGCACCAAGGACGAGTTCCACGAGGAGCGCTACGACCTGCTCACCGGCGCCATCGACAAGCTCAAGTCCCTGAAGAACACGAAGGTGTACCTGGACGCGGGCAACGCGGGCTGGGGCCACCCCGACCAGATCTTCGAGCCCCTCAAGTGGGCCGGAATCGCCAAGGCCGACGGCTTCTCGGTGAACGTCTCCAACTTCTACTCCACCGAGGACTCCATCGCCTACGGCAAGCAGCTCTCCGCCAAGGTGGGCAACAAGCACTTCGTCATCGACACCAGCCGCAACGGCAACGGCCCGTACAAGGGCGGCGACGAGAACGAACGCTGGTGCAACCCGCCGGGCAGGGCGCTGGGGGAGACGCCGACCATAAAGACGGCCGACCCGCTGGTGGACGCCTACCTCTGGGTCAAGCGCCCCGGAGAGTCGGACGGCGAGTGCAAGGGCGGCCCGAAGGCGGGCGAGTGGTGGCCGACGTACGCATTGAAGCTGGCGCAGGCTTCAACACCCTAG
- a CDS encoding SPFH domain-containing protein, whose protein sequence is MSTTTSHTPESEGPSRPARLIQNEATTEIPVHLLFRDDPDPVSVPLKPAVVARRQGTGEQPRLRRPGQVTPRPVPDVDPELAERPARVLPGSVGVLAGACGLAGCAVTSWWAGLLPPLVLEALRVPASAGAGLGPAQWAAYAGAGALGLFGFGGLARGRTGRAWVLGLFGRYRGTVRRTGLLWVNPLLLRRRVDVRLRHWRGEPMPAADASGVALRVVVLVVWRVRDTARATLGVDDHETYLRECVEAALARVPVEAPGSGRGSVDAAGEALTRLVAAETAPVGVQVFSVQPLRVEYAPEVAAAMHRRRIAALDAQHRATMLTSVVDSVEDTVTRLTMRGLVELDDYERKALVKDLTVAFCAGRGEQGA, encoded by the coding sequence ATGAGCACGACCACTTCACACACGCCCGAGTCCGAGGGACCGTCCAGGCCCGCCCGGCTCATCCAGAACGAGGCGACCACTGAGATCCCGGTCCATCTGCTCTTCCGTGACGACCCGGACCCGGTGTCGGTCCCGCTCAAGCCGGCAGTGGTGGCCCGCAGACAGGGCACCGGAGAGCAGCCGCGCCTGCGCCGACCCGGCCAGGTCACCCCCCGCCCCGTCCCCGACGTCGACCCCGAGCTGGCCGAGCGCCCCGCGCGGGTGCTGCCGGGCTCGGTGGGTGTCCTCGCCGGTGCCTGCGGGCTGGCCGGGTGCGCGGTCACCTCGTGGTGGGCCGGACTGCTGCCCCCGCTCGTCCTGGAGGCCCTCCGGGTCCCGGCGTCCGCGGGTGCGGGGCTCGGTCCGGCGCAGTGGGCGGCGTACGCCGGAGCCGGTGCCCTCGGCCTCTTCGGCTTCGGCGGGCTGGCCCGGGGCCGCACCGGACGCGCCTGGGTGCTCGGGCTGTTCGGCCGCTACCGGGGGACCGTCCGGCGCACCGGCCTGCTGTGGGTCAACCCGTTGCTGCTGCGCCGCCGGGTCGACGTGCGGCTGCGGCACTGGCGCGGTGAGCCGATGCCGGCCGCCGACGCGAGCGGGGTCGCGCTCAGGGTCGTCGTCCTGGTGGTGTGGCGGGTGCGGGACACCGCGCGGGCCACGCTCGGCGTGGACGACCACGAGACGTACCTGCGCGAGTGCGTCGAGGCCGCGCTGGCCCGGGTCCCGGTGGAGGCGCCGGGTTCGGGGCGCGGTTCGGTCGACGCGGCGGGGGAGGCGCTGACCCGGCTGGTGGCCGCGGAGACCGCGCCGGTCGGCGTCCAGGTGTTCTCCGTCCAGCCGCTGCGCGTCGAGTACGCCCCGGAGGTCGCCGCCGCGATGCACCGCCGCCGCATCGCCGCGCTGGACGCCCAGCACCGGGCCACCATGCTGACGTCGGTGGTGGACTCGGTGGAGGACACGGTGACCCGGCTGACCATGCGGGGTCTGGTGGAACTGGACGACTACGAACGCAAGGCTCTGGTGAAGGACTTGACGGTGGCGTTCTGCGCGGGGCGCGGAGAACAGGGGGCGTGA
- a CDS encoding DUF3592 domain-containing protein: MGAFFYLVPGLIMAVALFGAYLMVRRWLRMRRAWRSGLTAEAECLRVYAMAHGGGDTRVRTSLRHVYEFRTREGRVVRFEEEGGPGTTLEGDIVTVHYADGPDVVATARPGRGGHGCAACAVLAFAGLVVLVCGGFMVAFAAMS, from the coding sequence ATGGGCGCCTTCTTCTACCTTGTTCCCGGCCTGATCATGGCCGTGGCTCTCTTCGGCGCGTACCTCATGGTGCGCCGCTGGCTCCGGATGCGCCGGGCCTGGCGCAGCGGGCTGACGGCCGAGGCGGAGTGCCTGCGGGTGTACGCGATGGCGCACGGGGGCGGCGACACGCGGGTGCGCACGAGCCTGCGCCATGTGTACGAGTTCAGAACCCGCGAGGGCCGAGTCGTCCGTTTCGAGGAGGAGGGCGGTCCGGGGACGACGCTCGAGGGGGACATCGTCACCGTCCACTACGCCGACGGCCCCGACGTCGTGGCCACGGCCCGTCCCGGCCGGGGCGGCCACGGGTGCGCCGCCTGTGCGGTGCTCGCCTTCGCCGGTCTGGTCGTGCTGGTCTGCGGGGGCTTCATGGTCGCCTTCGCCGCGATGTCCTAG
- a CDS encoding lytic polysaccharide monooxygenase has translation MRRKTKWYAAVVGLATTGAVVLSSGGASSHGYTDLPISRQKLCQNGTVTNCGSIQWEPQSVEGPKGFPAGGPADGQICNAGLSQFSQLSAPRTPSGGAWPATRVTGGQSYTFRWQFTAMHATTDFKYYVTKAGWNQNHNLARSDLNLTPFLTVPYNGQRPPSTLSHSGTLPSGLSGRHVIVAVWTIADTTNAFYACSDVTF, from the coding sequence ATGCGCAGAAAGACCAAGTGGTACGCCGCCGTGGTGGGCCTCGCCACCACCGGAGCCGTAGTCCTCTCCTCCGGCGGCGCCAGCAGCCACGGCTACACCGACCTCCCCATCAGCAGGCAGAAGCTCTGCCAGAACGGCACCGTGACGAACTGCGGCTCGATCCAGTGGGAGCCGCAGAGCGTCGAGGGCCCGAAGGGCTTCCCGGCCGGCGGTCCGGCCGACGGGCAGATATGCAACGCCGGTCTGAGTCAGTTCAGCCAGCTCAGCGCGCCGAGGACACCGTCGGGCGGCGCCTGGCCGGCGACCAGGGTGACCGGCGGTCAGAGCTACACGTTCCGCTGGCAGTTCACCGCGATGCACGCGACGACCGACTTCAAGTACTACGTCACCAAGGCGGGCTGGAACCAGAACCACAACCTGGCCCGCTCCGACCTCAACCTGACCCCGTTCCTGACCGTCCCCTACAACGGCCAGCGGCCTCCCTCCACCCTCTCGCACAGCGGCACCCTGCCGTCCGGGCTCAGCGGACGGCATGTGATCGTCGCGGTGTGGACGATCGCCGACACGACGAACGCGTTCTACGCCTGCTCGGACGTCACGTTCTGA
- a CDS encoding peptidoglycan-binding protein: METPVFEEVDPASDCDCPGCVHWRRVLPRSTGAHPAAARAVILATAASTAFGMVHAAPAFAAPHVPARPGVPARDEPDTPQGDKAPLHGPGGKPAAVKTPTTTRADIIRRAKQWVAARVPYSMSTYWGDGYRQDCSGFVSMAWSLPRNEWTGSLDQYGIKIAKDDLQPGDILLFHNPANPEQGSHVVIFGGWTDYTHTYYLAYEETRPYARKQATPYAYWSNSDRYVAYRYKGLAGAAAGAEPDPAEPDNGKPAAPEATPFPGAAYFGPGANNKYVTQLGRMLVERGAGRYYTSGPGPRWTDADRRATQAFQQAQGWRGEDADGLPGAQTWTLLVTGGGKDIAAGGRAGAAGPPAPSSHGVPGYPGRAMFRPGASNKYVTQLGRQLVKKGFGKYYTTGPGPRWGEPDRRGVEAFQRAQGWRGGAADGYPGPETWRRLFS, encoded by the coding sequence ATGGAGACTCCGGTATTCGAGGAAGTCGATCCCGCGAGCGACTGCGACTGCCCCGGTTGCGTCCACTGGCGACGCGTTCTCCCCCGGTCGACCGGCGCTCACCCCGCCGCCGCCCGAGCCGTGATCCTCGCCACCGCGGCCTCCACCGCGTTCGGCATGGTCCACGCGGCCCCGGCCTTCGCCGCCCCTCACGTCCCGGCCCGCCCCGGCGTCCCCGCGCGTGACGAGCCCGACACCCCGCAGGGCGACAAGGCCCCGCTGCACGGCCCCGGGGGAAAGCCCGCGGCCGTGAAGACGCCGACCACCACCCGCGCCGACATCATCCGGCGGGCCAAGCAGTGGGTCGCCGCGCGGGTGCCGTACAGCATGTCCACCTACTGGGGCGACGGCTACCGGCAGGACTGCTCGGGCTTCGTGTCCATGGCCTGGAGCCTGCCGCGCAACGAGTGGACCGGCAGCCTCGACCAGTACGGCATCAAGATCGCCAAGGATGACCTCCAGCCCGGCGACATCCTGCTCTTCCACAACCCGGCCAACCCCGAGCAGGGCTCCCACGTCGTCATCTTCGGCGGCTGGACGGACTACACGCACACCTACTACCTCGCCTACGAGGAGACCCGCCCGTACGCCCGCAAGCAGGCCACCCCCTACGCCTACTGGAGCAACTCGGACCGGTACGTCGCCTACCGGTACAAGGGGCTCGCGGGCGCCGCGGCGGGCGCGGAACCGGACCCGGCCGAGCCGGACAACGGCAAGCCGGCGGCGCCGGAGGCGACGCCGTTCCCGGGGGCCGCCTACTTCGGTCCCGGGGCCAACAACAAGTACGTCACCCAGCTGGGCCGCATGCTCGTGGAGCGCGGCGCCGGGCGCTACTACACCTCCGGTCCCGGTCCTCGCTGGACGGACGCGGACCGCAGGGCCACCCAGGCGTTCCAGCAGGCGCAGGGCTGGCGGGGCGAGGACGCGGACGGGCTGCCCGGGGCGCAGACCTGGACGCTGCTGGTGACCGGCGGCGGCAAGGACATCGCCGCGGGCGGCCGGGCCGGGGCGGCGGGCCCGCCCGCACCCTCCTCGCACGGCGTCCCCGGCTACCCGGGACGCGCGATGTTCCGGCCCGGCGCGAGCAACAAGTACGTCACCCAGCTCGGCAGACAGCTGGTGAAGAAAGGGTTCGGCAAGTACTACACGACCGGGCCGGGACCGCGCTGGGGCGAGCCGGACCGGCGAGGAGTCGAGGCGTTCCAGCGCGCCCAGGGCTGGCGGGGCGGGGCGGCGGACGGCTACCCGGGTCCGGAGACCTGGCGACGACTCTTCTCATGA
- a CDS encoding GAF and ANTAR domain-containing protein: protein MRYATREIRLASALVEAADTLFEGFEATRYLQTVSDHCVELLDALAAGVMLIDGGRSVSLAASSRHERMALDLLEAQHGGGPCLDSYDSGEPVPPVSIRVAHADARWPDFTERALRHDVVTTFAVPLRRREHLLGALNVFVPTLPDPTPADDVPSELQVAQALADAAALGLRNRHAYAQYRTLSGQLQEALSSRVRIEQAKGMLAERWSVAADRAFMALRQYARRHRLPLERVANAVIEGVADDAELRREIGSSTDDPP from the coding sequence ATGCGGTACGCCACCAGGGAGATCCGGCTGGCCTCGGCACTGGTGGAGGCGGCGGACACCCTCTTCGAGGGTTTCGAGGCTACGCGGTACTTACAGACCGTGTCCGACCACTGTGTGGAACTGCTCGACGCCCTGGCGGCCGGGGTGATGCTCATCGACGGCGGCCGGTCGGTGTCGCTGGCCGCCAGCAGCCGGCACGAGCGGATGGCGCTGGACCTGCTGGAGGCACAGCACGGCGGCGGGCCCTGTCTGGACAGCTACGACTCGGGGGAGCCGGTACCGCCGGTCTCCATACGGGTCGCCCACGCGGACGCCCGCTGGCCCGACTTCACCGAGCGGGCCCTCCGGCACGACGTGGTGACGACGTTCGCGGTCCCGCTGCGCCGCCGCGAACACCTGCTGGGCGCCCTCAACGTGTTCGTGCCGACGCTGCCCGACCCCACCCCGGCCGACGACGTCCCCTCCGAGCTCCAGGTCGCCCAGGCTCTCGCCGACGCCGCCGCCCTCGGTCTGCGGAACCGTCACGCCTATGCCCAGTACCGCACCCTGTCCGGCCAGTTGCAGGAAGCGCTGTCGAGCAGGGTCCGTATCGAACAGGCCAAGGGGATGCTCGCAGAGCGCTGGAGCGTTGCCGCCGACCGCGCGTTCATGGCGCTGCGGCAGTACGCGCGACGGCACCGGCTGCCCCTGGAGCGAGTGGCGAACGCGGTCATCGAGGGTGTCGCCGACGACGCCGAGCTGCGCCGGGAGATCGGCTCGAGCACTGACGATCCCCCGTAG
- a CDS encoding kelch motif-containing protein: protein MNDRAGRRRARRLAIGTAVVLALAGMNGPWLYRFGTAKYHQYQINKPEYKAENGKWEIVDFPEKYRQNTIHAALLRTGKVLLVAGSGNNQDNFDAKKFDTRIWDPVKGTIKKVPTPSDLFCTGHTQLANGNLLIAGGTKRYEKLKGDVTKAGGLMIVHNENPDEPITLPAGTKFTGKENGRTFVSKDPVVVERATKVFDKATGKFLRNDPGLGRIYVEAQKSGAKYETGTQDNYRIQGLTGADARNTYGIAQKLALDKKDFQGIRDAFEFDPVAEKYIKVDPMKEARWYPTLTTLSDGKILSVSGLDDIGQLVPGKNEVFDPKTKKWTYTSKIRQFPTYPALFLMQNGKIFYSGSNAGYGPDNVGRVPGVWDVASNKFTKIPGLSDANEMETSGTVLLPPAQDEKFMVIGGGGVGESKLSSNRTRIVDMKADNPKFVDGPTLEKGTRYPQASILPDDSVLVSGGSEDYRGRGDSNILQARLYHPDTNTFESVADPLVGRNYHSGSLLLPDGRVMFFGSDSLYGDKANTKPGVFEQRIEIYTPPYLYRDSRPSLSGGPQTIARGASGTFTSPQASVIKKVRLIRPSASTHVTDVDQRSIELKFTVSGDKVKVTVPENKNLVQSGWYMLFVDDDQGTPSKAQWVRVP from the coding sequence ATGAACGACCGTGCAGGCCGCCGCCGCGCCCGTCGACTCGCGATCGGTACGGCGGTGGTGCTCGCGCTGGCCGGGATGAACGGCCCGTGGCTGTACCGCTTCGGGACGGCGAAATACCACCAGTACCAGATCAACAAGCCCGAGTACAAAGCCGAGAACGGCAAGTGGGAGATCGTCGACTTCCCCGAGAAGTACCGGCAGAACACCATCCACGCGGCGCTGCTGCGCACGGGGAAGGTGCTGCTGGTGGCGGGCTCGGGCAACAACCAGGACAACTTCGACGCGAAGAAGTTCGACACCCGGATCTGGGACCCGGTCAAGGGCACGATCAAGAAGGTGCCGACCCCGAGCGACCTGTTCTGCACCGGGCACACCCAGCTCGCGAACGGCAATCTGCTGATCGCGGGTGGCACCAAGCGGTACGAGAAGCTCAAGGGTGACGTCACCAAGGCCGGTGGCCTGATGATCGTCCACAACGAGAACCCGGACGAGCCGATCACCCTGCCGGCGGGCACCAAGTTCACCGGCAAGGAGAACGGCCGGACCTTCGTGTCCAAGGACCCGGTGGTCGTGGAGCGGGCCACGAAGGTCTTCGACAAGGCGACCGGCAAGTTCCTGCGCAACGACCCCGGGCTCGGGCGCATCTACGTGGAGGCGCAGAAGAGCGGCGCCAAGTACGAGACGGGTACGCAGGACAACTACCGGATCCAGGGTCTGACCGGGGCGGACGCGCGCAACACGTACGGCATCGCGCAGAAGCTCGCGCTCGACAAGAAGGACTTCCAGGGGATCCGGGACGCCTTCGAGTTCGATCCGGTCGCCGAGAAGTACATCAAGGTCGACCCGATGAAGGAGGCCCGCTGGTATCCGACGCTCACGACCCTGAGCGACGGGAAGATCCTCAGCGTCTCCGGGCTCGACGACATCGGTCAGCTGGTGCCGGGCAAGAACGAGGTCTTCGACCCGAAGACCAAGAAGTGGACGTACACGTCGAAGATCCGCCAGTTCCCGACCTACCCCGCGCTGTTCCTCATGCAGAACGGCAAGATCTTCTACTCGGGGTCGAACGCGGGGTACGGGCCGGACAACGTGGGGCGCGTACCGGGCGTCTGGGACGTGGCCAGCAACAAGTTCACCAAGATCCCGGGGCTCAGCGACGCGAACGAGATGGAGACCTCCGGGACCGTGCTGCTGCCTCCGGCGCAGGACGAGAAGTTCATGGTGATCGGAGGCGGCGGGGTCGGCGAGTCCAAGCTGTCCAGCAACCGCACCCGGATCGTGGACATGAAGGCGGACAACCCGAAGTTCGTGGACGGGCCGACGCTGGAGAAGGGGACCCGGTATCCGCAGGCGTCGATCCTTCCCGACGACTCGGTGCTGGTCTCCGGGGGGTCGGAGGACTATCGCGGGCGCGGTGACTCCAACATCCTGCAGGCCCGGCTGTACCACCCGGACACCAACACGTTCGAGTCGGTGGCCGATCCGCTGGTGGGGCGCAACTACCACTCCGGGTCACTGCTGCTGCCGGACGGGCGGGTGATGTTCTTCGGGTCGGACTCCTTGTACGGGGACAAGGCGAACACCAAGCCGGGGGTCTTCGAGCAGCGGATCGAGATCTACACGCCGCCGTATCTGTACCGGGACTCGCGTCCTTCGCTGTCCGGGGGGCCGCAGACGATCGCTCGGGGTGCCTCCGGGACGTTCACCTCTCCGCAGGCTTCCGTGATCAAGAAGGTGCGGTTGATCCGGCCCAGTGCGTCGACGCATGTGACCGACGTGGATCAGCGGTCCATCGAGCTGAAGTTCACGGTCTCCGGTGACAAGGTGAAGGTGACGGTGCCGGAGAACAAGAATCTGGTGCAGTCGGGGTGGTACATGCTGTTCGTCGACGACGACCAGGGGACGCCGTCGAAGGCACAGTGGGTTCGAGTGCCGTAG